One window of Pseudomonadota bacterium genomic DNA carries:
- the hutX gene encoding heme utilization cystosolic carrier protein HutX, which translates to MSTREAIEARFREEPGALLERVAEEFAVTPLEAAQHLPAQHCTLVDGAKLPEILEELSQWGEVMFLVHLPAFIVEVKTSIPAVTAARGYLNFQGGAPLGGHLREDACEAIAFIDRPFMGRRSCAILFFEGTGDCIFKVFVARDEDRTLKTNQLERFERLRGRLVGSA; encoded by the coding sequence ATGTCGACGCGCGAAGCCATCGAAGCCCGATTTCGAGAGGAACCGGGCGCGTTGCTGGAGCGCGTGGCGGAGGAGTTTGCGGTGACTCCCCTCGAGGCAGCTCAGCATCTCCCCGCGCAGCACTGCACCCTAGTGGATGGTGCGAAGCTGCCTGAGATCCTGGAGGAGTTGAGTCAGTGGGGGGAGGTCATGTTCCTCGTGCACTTGCCTGCCTTCATCGTCGAAGTGAAGACGTCCATTCCAGCGGTGACGGCGGCACGGGGATACCTCAACTTCCAGGGCGGCGCGCCCCTTGGCGGGCATTTGCGGGAAGATGCCTGTGAGGCGATCGCATTCATCGACCGACCGTTCATGGGCCGCAGGTCCTGCGCCATCTTGTTCTTCGAGGGCACGGGAGACTGCATCTTCAAGGTCTTCGTGGCCCGTGACGAGGACCGCACCCTGAAGACCAACCAGCTCGAGAGATTCGAGCGCCTGCGTGGGCGCCTGGTGGGCTCTGCGTAG
- a CDS encoding ABC transporter substrate-binding protein, which translates to MMAATDDRLTGDPVRASRKKVPTLWRRLLVACATVAATAAHAANCDAPTADASRIAIAGGSLTEIVYALGEQARIVGADRTSNFPPAALELPQIGYVRALSAEGVLSLKPTLVLGEHDMGPPEVIAQLERTGVSMVRVPEEHTAQGIVDKVRCVATVLGVPEAGDRLLAHSIQPLIDAIADLPERDTPPKAAVLLGLRDGAPLGAGADTSGDGLLAMAGARNALGDMEGWRPVSMEMMVSINPSIFVVPTRGVNDAGGLDALLDHPALRLTDAGRNRRVIAMDGMAMLGFGPRTLEAARELAVSLDTAVSADASREP; encoded by the coding sequence ATGATGGCAGCCACCGACGATCGGCTGACCGGCGATCCTGTCCGCGCCTCGCGCAAGAAGGTGCCCACGCTGTGGCGCCGCCTCCTCGTGGCCTGCGCCACCGTTGCCGCTACAGCGGCTCATGCTGCCAACTGCGATGCCCCTACGGCAGATGCCTCGCGTATAGCGATCGCCGGCGGATCCTTGACAGAGATCGTCTACGCGCTGGGTGAGCAGGCCCGCATCGTCGGCGCGGATCGCACGTCGAACTTCCCGCCTGCGGCTCTAGAGCTACCTCAGATCGGCTACGTGCGCGCGCTCTCCGCTGAAGGGGTTCTCTCTCTCAAGCCAACACTAGTATTAGGTGAGCACGACATGGGGCCGCCCGAGGTCATCGCCCAGCTCGAGCGTACGGGCGTGAGCATGGTACGGGTGCCTGAAGAACACACCGCCCAGGGCATCGTGGACAAGGTGCGCTGTGTGGCGACGGTGCTCGGCGTGCCGGAGGCGGGCGATCGACTGCTCGCGCACAGCATCCAACCGCTCATCGACGCGATCGCCGACCTTCCGGAACGCGACACGCCACCCAAGGCGGCTGTGCTCCTTGGCCTGCGTGACGGCGCGCCCTTGGGCGCGGGGGCAGACACCTCCGGCGATGGCTTGCTCGCCATGGCGGGCGCACGCAACGCCCTCGGCGATATGGAGGGTTGGCGACCGGTTTCCATGGAGATGATGGTGTCGATCAATCCGTCGATCTTCGTCGTGCCCACGCGCGGGGTAAACGATGCCGGTGGCCTCGACGCGCTGCTCGATCACCCCGCCTTGCGCCTGACTGATGCGGGCCGCAACCGCCGGGTCATCGCCATGGACGGCATGGCGATGCTGGGCTTCGGCCCCCGCACCCTCGAGGCCGCGCGAGAGCTTGCCGTCTCCCTCGACACAGCGGTGAGCGCGGACGCTAGCCGCGAACCCTGA
- a CDS encoding iron ABC transporter permease: MSASDTVASAPRATPASDERRRRGRQYRVMSVLALGLLAGTVFALKTGAVPISWNALVGASGDTQALLERTVFVEIRSPRVLLAAFVGAALALAGAVLQGLFRNPLADPQLIGVSSGAALGAVAMIVLGEAVAWPAWFAHYAIPASAVTGGVLVTAFLYLFSRYFGNFSTVTMILVGIAINALAMVGVGAFEYLSSDTQLRTLVFWMMGSFGRATWPTIIPSLVVISAGAVVLLRLGDRFDLLQLGEEGARHLGVDTRHLTRVAILASAAVVGAGVAVSGIISFIGLVVPHLVRLLGGPSHRYVLPASALLGALMMVLADVFARTLVVPAELPVGLVTSALGGPFFLWLIARVRMQ; the protein is encoded by the coding sequence ATGAGCGCTAGCGATACCGTGGCCAGCGCGCCACGGGCCACGCCAGCCAGTGATGAGCGACGTCGCCGGGGGCGTCAGTACCGGGTGATGAGCGTGCTCGCATTGGGTCTGCTCGCAGGCACCGTATTTGCGCTCAAAACCGGGGCCGTGCCCATTTCGTGGAATGCCCTGGTCGGCGCCAGTGGCGACACCCAGGCCTTGCTCGAGCGCACGGTTTTCGTCGAGATACGCAGCCCGCGTGTGCTCCTCGCCGCCTTCGTTGGTGCGGCGCTGGCACTGGCTGGGGCCGTGCTTCAGGGGCTGTTCCGCAACCCCCTGGCCGACCCTCAGCTGATCGGCGTGTCGAGCGGCGCCGCCCTGGGCGCCGTAGCGATGATCGTGCTCGGCGAGGCCGTCGCGTGGCCCGCGTGGTTTGCCCACTACGCGATACCAGCCTCCGCCGTGACCGGGGGCGTGCTGGTCACCGCGTTCCTTTACCTCTTCTCGCGCTACTTCGGCAATTTCAGCACGGTGACCATGATTCTCGTCGGGATCGCCATCAACGCCCTCGCCATGGTGGGCGTTGGCGCCTTCGAGTACCTGAGCTCAGACACGCAGCTGCGCACGCTCGTATTTTGGATGATGGGGAGCTTCGGCCGTGCGACCTGGCCGACCATCATCCCCTCGCTAGTCGTCATCAGTGCAGGCGCGGTGGTGCTCTTACGCTTGGGCGATCGCTTCGATCTTCTGCAGCTTGGGGAGGAGGGGGCCCGCCATCTAGGGGTGGACACGCGTCATCTCACGCGGGTCGCGATTTTGGCGAGCGCTGCGGTGGTCGGTGCCGGCGTGGCGGTCTCGGGTATCATCAGCTTTATCGGTCTGGTCGTGCCTCACCTAGTGCGTCTGCTCGGTGGGCCGTCGCATCGCTACGTGCTGCCCGCATCAGCCCTGTTGGGCGCGCTGATGATGGTGCTGGCCGATGTCTTTGCGCGCACCCTCGTGGTCCCGGCAGAGTTGCCCGTCGGTCTCGTCACCAGCGCACTCGGCGGACCCTTCTTCCTTTGGTTGATCGCCCGGGTGAGGATGCAATGA
- a CDS encoding heme ABC transporter ATP-binding protein, which produces MSTLEAQAVSYAVRDRELLSEVSLAVSPGELVVLLGPNGAGKSTFLRLLAGELSPRAGHVRLEGETLTGRPLDWQANRRAVMTQASGILFDFTVDEVLRMGWAPNRWLGDPAREEAENWVVDECDLPALLGRLFNSLSGGEQQRVQFARALMQVWPTISGAATEHARYLLLDEPTASLDLAHELLVMSTVARLCRHHPLGVVAVVHDLNLAARFADRIALLAEGRLQRVGTPAQVLEPALLSRVYDVPVHVTRLEADQRLLVTT; this is translated from the coding sequence ATGAGCACGCTCGAGGCGCAGGCCGTCAGCTACGCGGTGCGCGATCGAGAGTTGCTCTCGGAGGTGTCCCTTGCCGTATCGCCTGGAGAGCTGGTGGTGCTGCTCGGGCCCAACGGTGCCGGCAAGTCCACGTTTCTCCGTCTCCTGGCAGGCGAACTCTCACCTCGTGCGGGCCACGTTCGTTTGGAGGGGGAGACGCTAACCGGCAGGCCCCTGGACTGGCAGGCGAATCGTCGCGCAGTCATGACCCAGGCCTCGGGTATCCTGTTCGACTTCACCGTCGATGAGGTGCTTCGTATGGGTTGGGCGCCTAACCGTTGGTTGGGGGATCCGGCGCGCGAGGAGGCGGAGAACTGGGTCGTCGACGAATGCGACCTGCCGGCTCTGCTCGGGCGCCTGTTCAACAGCTTGTCGGGTGGGGAGCAGCAGCGCGTTCAATTTGCCCGCGCCCTGATGCAGGTCTGGCCGACGATCAGTGGTGCAGCCACCGAGCATGCCCGTTACTTGCTCCTCGACGAGCCTACGGCCAGCCTAGATCTCGCCCACGAGCTGCTCGTGATGAGCACCGTGGCGCGTCTGTGTCGGCATCACCCGCTGGGCGTGGTCGCCGTCGTGCACGATTTGAACCTTGCGGCCCGCTTCGCGGACCGCATTGCGCTGCTGGCCGAGGGACGCTTGCAGCGCGTGGGGACGCCGGCGCAGGTGCTGGAGCCTGCCCTGCTGAGCCGCGTCTACGACGTGCCGGTGCACGTCACTCGCTTGGAGGCCGACCAGCGCCTCCTGGTCACTACCTGA
- a CDS encoding antibiotic biosynthesis monooxygenase — protein MFIAMNRFKIAPGFEEGFERVWRERDSYLSEVPGFKAFSLLKGPQHEDHVLYASHSVWESKEAFLAWTESDAFRKAHAQQSAPKGTYLAHPDLETFEAVL, from the coding sequence ATGTTTATTGCGATGAATCGCTTCAAGATCGCGCCGGGCTTCGAAGAAGGCTTCGAGCGGGTCTGGCGCGAGCGAGATTCCTACCTGTCCGAGGTGCCTGGATTCAAAGCCTTCTCTCTCCTGAAGGGGCCGCAGCACGAGGATCACGTGCTCTACGCCTCGCACTCGGTGTGGGAATCCAAGGAGGCCTTTCTGGCCTGGACGGAGTCGGACGCTTTCCGCAAAGCCCATGCGCAGCAGTCAGCGCCCAAGGGCACCTACCTCGCCCACCCGGACCTGGAGACCTTCGAGGCCGTGCTCTGA